The Cylindrospermopsis curvispora GIHE-G1 genome contains a region encoding:
- the mrdA gene encoding penicillin-binding protein 2, with translation MITLPPLPRPVNTQKSDRTIGRGPQSIYLIVLTLLMLSGITARLVYLQIIQGPKMRVRAESNRVRIIPKQPERGNIFDRNGKLLATTRYPRSAYLWPMAHTKPSWSVVGPRLSRILNIPQVDLEDKLEQAGAYSSSLVRIARHLNEAQITALKEYATELPNVEINTDAVRYYPHGKELAHVLGYTRELTAEQLKKRKSDGYRLGDVIGQMGVEKAHEKTLRGEWGGQQVEVDGAGRPLRVLGQKEARAGNDLHLTIDLDIQKAAEKALGRRNGSIIALNPNNGEVLAMVSHPTFDPNVFSKQRLSQRDWESVQGADHPLVNRALSAFPPASTFKIVTTAAAIESGKFSPDTVLQTYGSLTIGGTRFGEWNHAGFGPLGFVGAMQWSSDTFFYQIGKGIGGPTLIEWTHKYGFGKKTGFDFVTEEARGLVPDDNWKQRAWKTPWSIGDTINMTIGQGALLTTPLQVAVMFAVPANGGYRVRPHLIKDNGDAKKWRDSLNMKPITIKILLDGLRKVITEGTGKVLNKPHIPPVAGKSGTAEAWKNKVKQNHAWFGAYAPADKPEIVIVAFAEHSGGGGGSVAAPMILEILEDYFARKRK, from the coding sequence CACCATAGGGCGTGGCCCACAGTCCATATACTTAATAGTACTCACCTTGTTAATGCTCTCTGGTATTACTGCTCGTTTGGTCTACTTACAAATTATTCAAGGGCCCAAAATGCGGGTACGCGCAGAATCTAACCGAGTGCGAATAATTCCCAAACAACCAGAAAGAGGAAATATTTTTGACCGTAATGGCAAACTATTAGCTACCACCCGCTACCCAAGATCAGCTTATTTGTGGCCCATGGCACACACTAAACCATCTTGGTCTGTTGTTGGCCCTCGTTTATCGAGAATTCTCAATATCCCCCAGGTGGACTTAGAAGATAAGCTGGAACAAGCTGGAGCTTATTCTTCTTCTCTAGTTCGTATCGCTCGTCATTTAAATGAAGCTCAAATTACAGCTCTAAAGGAATATGCGACGGAATTGCCAAATGTAGAAATAAATACTGACGCTGTAAGATACTACCCCCACGGTAAAGAATTAGCTCATGTACTTGGTTATACACGTGAATTAACAGCGGAGCAACTGAAAAAACGTAAATCAGACGGTTATCGTCTTGGTGATGTGATTGGTCAAATGGGCGTGGAAAAAGCCCATGAAAAAACACTGCGAGGTGAATGGGGTGGTCAACAGGTAGAAGTGGATGGAGCTGGTAGACCTCTACGGGTGTTAGGTCAAAAAGAAGCCAGGGCAGGTAACGATTTACACTTAACCATAGATTTAGACATCCAAAAAGCCGCTGAAAAAGCTTTAGGTAGGCGTAATGGCTCAATAATTGCTCTTAATCCTAATAATGGTGAAGTGCTGGCCATGGTGTCCCATCCTACTTTTGATCCGAATGTTTTCTCCAAACAAAGACTTTCTCAGCGAGACTGGGAAAGTGTGCAGGGTGCGGATCACCCTCTAGTTAATAGAGCTTTGAGTGCGTTTCCCCCCGCTAGTACCTTTAAAATTGTGACCACTGCAGCGGCCATAGAGTCAGGCAAGTTTTCTCCTGATACTGTATTACAAACCTATGGTTCTTTAACTATTGGTGGAACCAGATTTGGGGAGTGGAATCATGCGGGATTTGGCCCCCTTGGTTTTGTAGGTGCAATGCAGTGGAGTAGTGATACCTTTTTCTATCAAATTGGCAAAGGTATTGGTGGTCCCACATTGATTGAATGGACTCATAAATATGGATTTGGGAAAAAAACCGGTTTTGATTTTGTTACAGAAGAAGCTAGGGGTTTAGTACCTGATGACAATTGGAAACAGAGGGCTTGGAAGACTCCCTGGAGTATAGGTGACACTATTAATATGACCATAGGACAAGGTGCACTTCTCACCACACCTTTACAAGTGGCAGTTATGTTTGCCGTACCTGCTAATGGTGGCTACAGAGTTAGACCACATTTGATAAAAGATAATGGAGATGCCAAAAAATGGCGTGATTCATTAAATATGAAGCCTATAACTATTAAGATCCTACTGGATGGTTTACGAAAGGTAATAACTGAAGGTACAGGTAAGGTTTTAAATAAACCTCATATCCCCCCAGTAGCTGGTAAAAGTGGTACTGCGGAAGCATGGAAGAATAAGGTGAAACAAAATCACGCCTGGTTTGGTGCTTATGCACCTGCGGACAAACCAGAAATTGTTATTGTCGCTTTTGCGGAACATTCTGGTGGTGGTGGTGGTAGTGTTGCTGCACCGATGATTTTGGAAATTCTGGAAGATTATTTTGCCAGGAAGCGTAAGTAA
- a CDS encoding DUF29 domain-containing protein, producing MNSSLYHDDFVLWTQEQAKKLEDKDLDGIDWINIREEISTLGRSEKQDLQNRLEVLLEHLLKRCYVNNTYENRGWELTIKEQRRQIKRLFAASPSLKNYFGEIFPETWEDAISDIRDIYPGVALPTTCPFPQDRLLTDCFWNQ from the coding sequence ATGAATTCCTCACTGTACCATGATGATTTTGTGCTGTGGACCCAAGAGCAAGCAAAAAAGCTGGAAGATAAGGATCTAGATGGTATTGACTGGATAAATATTAGGGAGGAGATCAGTACTTTGGGACGCAGTGAGAAACAAGATCTGCAAAACCGCTTAGAAGTCCTATTAGAACACCTATTAAAAAGATGCTATGTAAATAATACTTATGAGAACCGAGGTTGGGAGTTAACTATTAAAGAACAACGCAGACAAATTAAGCGATTGTTTGCAGCCTCTCCCAGTCTCAAGAACTATTTTGGGGAAATTTTCCCAGAAACCTGGGAGGATGCCATATCAGATATAAGGGATATATATCCTGGTGTTGCACTCCCCACAACTTGTCCTTTCCCCCAGGATAGGTTATTAACCGATTGTTTTTGGAACCAGTAG